The DNA window CAAACTGATTCAGACTCTGGGCTCCTCCCCGTTCGCTCGCCGCTACTGGGGGAATCTCGGTTGATTTCTTTTCCTCGGGGTACTTAGATGTTTCAGTTCCCCCGGTTCGCTTCGTTAAGCTATGTATTCACTTAACGATAGTGTGTCGAAACACACTGGGTTTCCCCATTCGGAAATCGTCGGTTATAACGGTTCATATCACCTTACCGACGCTTATCGCAGATTAGCACGTCCTTCATCGCCTCTGACTGCCAGGGCATCCACCGTGTACGCTTAGTCGCTTAACCTCACAACCCGAAGATGTTTCACTTCATGATTGCGAAAATTTGAGAGACTCGAACACACCGTCATTCTGTTCTTATTACGGAGAACAGACACAGTGTGTCGTTTCAATTTTCAGCTTGATCCAGATTTTTAAAGAGCAAATATCTCAAACGTAACTCACTGAGTTAGTTTTGAGATATTGGTGGGTTGTGTCTTTCACTCACAGCCAGCAAGTGGCGTCCCCTAGGGGATTCGAACCCCTGTTGCCGCCGTGAAAGGGCGGAGTCCTAACCGCTAGACGAAGGGGACACGAGGTGTCGCGACTTCGCAGCCGTCTTGCTTCTTTACATTCATCAGACAATCTGTGTGAGCACTACAAAGGCAGGTTCTTTAAGGTAAGGAGGTGATCCAACCGCAGGTTCCCCTACGGTTACCTTGTTACGACTTCACCCCAGTCATGAATCACAAAGTGGTAAGCGCCCTCCCGAAGGTTAAGCTACCTACTTCTTTTGCAACCCACTCCCATGGTGTGACGGGCGGTGTGTACAAGGCCCGGGAACGTATTCACCGTGGCATTCTGATCCACGATTACTAGCGATTCCGACTTCACGGAGTCGAGTTGCAGACTCCGATCCGGACTACGACATACTTTATGAGGTCCGCTTGCTCTCGCGAGGTCGCTTCTCTTTGTATATGCCATTGTAGCACGTGTGTAGCCCTACTCGTAAGGGCCATGATGACTTGACGTCATCCCCACCTTCCTCCAGTTTATCACTGGCAGTCTCCTTTGAGTTCCCGACCGAATCGCTGGCAACAAAGGATAAGGGTTGCGCTCGTTGCGGGACTTAACCCAACATTTCACAACACGAGCTGACGACAGCCATGCAGCACCTGTCTCAGAGTTCCCGAAGGCACCAATCCATCTCTGGAAAGTTCTCTGGATGTCAAGAGTAGGTAAGGTTCTTCGCGTTGCATCGAATTAAACCACATGCTCCACCGCTTGTGCGGGCCCCCGTCAATTCATTTGAGTTTTAACCTTGCGGCCGTACTCCCCAGGCGGTCGACTTAACGCGTTAGCTCCGGAAGCCACTCCTCAAGGGAACAACCTCCAAGTCGACATCGTTTACAGCGTGGACTACCAGGGTATCTAATCCTGTTTGCTCCCCACGCTTTCGCACCTGAGCGTCAGTCTTTGTCCAGGGGGCCGCCTTCGCCACCGGTATTCCTCCAGATCTCTACGCATTTCACCGCTACACCTGGAATTCTACCCCCCTCTACAAGACTCTAGCCTGCCAGTTTCGAATGCAGTTCCCAGGTTGAGCCCGGGGATTTCACATCCGACTTGACAGACCGCCTGCGTGCGCTTTACGCCCAGTAATTCCGATTAACGCTTGCACCCTCCGTATTACCGCGGCTGCTGGCACGGAGTTAGCCGGTGCTTCTTCTGCGAGTAACGTCAATGAAAATGGTTATTAACCACTCCCCCTTCCTCCTCGCTGAAAGTACTTTACAACCCGAAGGCCTTCTTCATACACGCGGCATGGCTGCATCAGGCTTGCGCCCATTGTGCAATATTCCCCACTGCTGCCTCCCGTAGGAGTCTGGACCGTGTCTCAGTTCCAGTGTGGCTGGTCATCCTCTCAGACCAGCTAGGGATCGTCGCCTTGGTGAGCCGTTACCTCACCAACAAGCTAATCCCATCTGGGCACATCTGATGGCATGAGGCCCGAAGGTCCCCCACTTTGGTCTTGCGACGTTATGCGGTATTAGCTACCGTTTCCAGTAGTTATCCCCCTCCATCAGGCAGTTTCCCAGACATTACTCACCCGTCCGCCACTCGTCACCCGAGAGCAAGCTCTCTGTGCTACCGTTCGACTTGCATGTGTTAGGCCTGCCGCCAGCGTTCAATCTGAGCCATGATCAAACTCTTCAATTTAAGTTTGATGCTCGTGAATTAAACTTCGTAATGAATTACGTATGTTCACTCAGAGACTTGGTATTCATTTATTGTCCGAAGACATTAAGAATCCATGTCACTTTGAGTGCCCACACAGATTGTCTGATAAATTGTTAAAGAGCAGTGCAACGCGGCTTTCGCTCACCGTTGCGAGGTGGCGTATAATACGCTTTCCTCTTTCAGAGTCAACCTTATTTTCAGGTTTTTCTCTTCAACCGACCCGGCTGTTTGTGTGAAGTGATTCACATCTGCCGTGTCAGTGGGAGCGCATTATAGGGAGCTCCTCGGATATAGCAACCCTTAAAATACAAAAAACTTATCAAGCGTTCATAATTTGAACTTTCAGAGTGAAGCTCTATCGATAAAAACAAAGAAAACCCAGGCACCATGCGGTCTGGAGAGATCCATTATCAAACATGAATTTTCGCGAAAAATAACGCTACTCTCGTTATCTCCCTCCAGACCTCCCTTTTCTTTTCTTATGTCGTTACCTCAAGTGATGAATTAAGCAACACCCTTGACCCATGACAAGGCAGCGCGAGGTCGCGGCTTTCTATAATCAGGCCCGTTTCTTCTTATTGGTGTGAACCTATGGCTTATCAACTCAACATTAACTGGCCCGAGTTTTTAGAAAAGTACTGGCAAAAGCAGCCGGTAGTATTAAAGAAGGCTTTTGCGGACTTCATCGATCCGATTACGCCAGATGAGCTGGCAGGGTTGGCCATGGAGCCGGAAGTCGATAGCCGACTGGTGAGCCTGACGAACGGGCAATGGCAGGCCAGCAACGGTCCATTTGAACATTTTGATGGTCTTGGCGAAACGGGCTGGTCATTGCTGGCACAGGCCGTAAACCACTGGCACATGCCTGCTGCTGAACTGGTTCGTCCTTTCCGCGTGCTGCCGGATTGGCGCTTAGACGATCTTATGATCTCTTTTTCCGTACCGGGCGGCGGCGTTGGCCCGCATATCGACCAGTACGATGTCTTTATTATTCAGGGTATGGGTAGCCGACGCTGGCGCGTGGGCGACAAACTGCCAATGCGTCAGTTCTGTCCGCATCCCGCGTTACTGCATGTTGATCCGTTCGCACCGATTATTGATGAGGATCTGGAGCCTGGCGATATTCTGTATATTCCACCGGGATTCCCGCACGATGGCATTACCCATGAAACGGCGCTGAACTACTCCGTCGGCTTTCGTGGCCCTAATGGCCGCGATCTGATCAGCAGCTTTGCCGATTACGCGCTTGAGAACGATCTTGGCGGCGAGCACTACAGCGATCCTGATTTAACTTGCCGCGAACATCCGGGCCGGGTAGAAGAATATGAACTGGAACGTCTGCGCGGCATGATGATCGAGATGATTAGCCAGCCGGAGGACTTCAGGCAGTGGTTTGGGCGCTTTGCCACCACACCGCGTCACGAACTGGATATTGCACCAGCTGAACCGCCTTTTGAAGAAGAAGAGATTGCTGATGCCCTGACGGGTGGTGAAATGCTCACTCGCCTGAGCGGCCTGCGCGTATTGCACATCGGCGATAGCTTCTTTGTGAATAGTGAACAACTGGAGCCTACAGAACCCAATGCCCTGGACGCGCTTTGCCGCTATACCCTTTTGGGCAAAGATGAACTGGGTGAGGATGCGCTGCGCAATCCGGCCTTTATTGCCGAGCTGACCCGTTTGATTAACCAGGGCTACTGGTTCTTCGACGAATAGCATTTCAACATCAGTTCATATATATACCCTAAATAATTCGGGTTGCGGGAAGGCGGCAAGTAAGTGAATCCCCGGGAGCTTACTTAAGTAAGTGACTGGGGTGAGCGAACGTAGCCAACGCACATGCAAGCTGAAGTATAACGGGTATAGAAGGCGCGGATAACGCGCCTTCTGCTTTTATATCGCTATAGCATCATTTTCCGAGCAAAGTCTCGTACTGCCCCTGGAATTGCGGCGCGTTCCATGAACCATCAAACAAGGTGTAAGTGATATATCCTTTATTCAACCAGCCCGAGTCATTATCCCCTTCAGCGGGTTTCATCGCTTCCGGGTTCATCGTCTGTTTTGCCGTTCCGTCCGCCAGCAGTTCATAGCCAATCTGCGGCGCGGGGTATTGTTCATTCTCAATATAATGAACGCCTTTGATTTCAGCCGACGGCAGCGGCGGATAGTTGATACTCAACCCCGATCCCTGCGGCAAAATTGGACTACCCGGTTTATGAGCGGCATTAAGTTTATCCACCAGCGTAACGACATAATCCACCGAGTCAGGCCAATATTTATGAGTACTCGGCCACTTGTTTTTCATCTCTTCTTCTGTGAAACGATAGCCGATGCTGGCGGCAATCGCCGGGAAACCGTAGCGTAAGGCGCGAACCGCCGCGCTCACAGTACCGGAGTTAACCTGTGCCATACCGGTATTAGGACCATCATTGACGCCCGAAATCACCAGATCCGGCGGCGCGTCTTTCAGGACGCCCCACAGACCAAAATCCAGCGCATCAGCGGGCGTTCCGGGGAAGCAGTAGCGCTTGTCAGCAGCTTTTTTAACGTCAAAAACTTTCCCCGTCTTAAAGGTGATTGCCGAACCGATACCGCTCTGGTTGGTTGCCGGGGCCACCATCCAGACGTCATACCCTTTTTCCGCCAGTTTTTCCTGCAACGAAGTGGTGCCAACAGACTGGCAACCATCGTCATTAACCAGCAGTATTTTCAGCGGTTTTTCAGCAGCCTGAACTGAGGCGGCGGATAACGCCAGAATGGCGGCAGTCAGAATTTTCGTTCTCATCTTCATTCCTTATTGGGTAGCAGAGATATTTCTTAGGCGCAAAAAAAAAACCTAAGCCCCCTGCCGCAAGCCAAATTGGCGTACAGGGGGCTTAGGTTTTGCCTGTGGTCAGTAACAATCCCAAAGTGAAGGAAAAATAACGCCTGATGAGTGAAGAGTCCAGCGTGTGACGCTGTATTTTGTGACAGACATCAAGCACTGAATATTATTTCAATAAAAAATAACTAATTAATCCGAAATTCAATCATGAGAAACTTCTCAATTGCAAAATCAACTCCATGAAGATGATCACATTTATTGACATCAATAATCACAAGGGATGTTTTTTAGAATATTTGGTGATACCGTAGTCGATGTTGGATTGTTACTGTTAAAGAACAGGCGAAACCTACGTCAGAAAGTTCGAGCAAGCATGATGTTATTTCTGCTTCGCATCGGATATCTGAGGTAGGTTTTTTTTTGCTTATAAAAAGACCATGCAGATGGAGAATAATATGAAGAAGTGGCTAATCGCATTAATGATGACAGCAGGTGCGGCAACCTGTTCCGCCGCTGAGGTCAAAAATGATGACGGAGTAAATATCTATTTTGCCCGCCATGGCAAAACGCTGCTGAATACTTTTGACCGCGTTCAGGGTTGGGTAGATTCACCGCTTACCGAAGACGGTATCCGCGTCGCACGCTA is part of the Klebsiella huaxiensis genome and encodes:
- a CDS encoding ribosomal protein uL16 3-hydroxylase, giving the protein MAYQLNINWPEFLEKYWQKQPVVLKKAFADFIDPITPDELAGLAMEPEVDSRLVSLTNGQWQASNGPFEHFDGLGETGWSLLAQAVNHWHMPAAELVRPFRVLPDWRLDDLMISFSVPGGGVGPHIDQYDVFIIQGMGSRRWRVGDKLPMRQFCPHPALLHVDPFAPIIDEDLEPGDILYIPPGFPHDGITHETALNYSVGFRGPNGRDLISSFADYALENDLGGEHYSDPDLTCREHPGRVEEYELERLRGMMIEMISQPEDFRQWFGRFATTPRHELDIAPAEPPFEEEEIADALTGGEMLTRLSGLRVLHIGDSFFVNSEQLEPTEPNALDALCRYTLLGKDELGEDALRNPAFIAELTRLINQGYWFFDE
- the surE gene encoding 5'/3'-nucleotidase SurE; translation: MRTKILTAAILALSAASVQAAEKPLKILLVNDDGCQSVGTTSLQEKLAEKGYDVWMVAPATNQSGIGSAITFKTGKVFDVKKAADKRYCFPGTPADALDFGLWGVLKDAPPDLVISGVNDGPNTGMAQVNSGTVSAAVRALRYGFPAIAASIGYRFTEEEMKNKWPSTHKYWPDSVDYVVTLVDKLNAAHKPGSPILPQGSGLSINYPPLPSAEIKGVHYIENEQYPAPQIGYELLADGTAKQTMNPEAMKPAEGDNDSGWLNKGYITYTLFDGSWNAPQFQGQYETLLGK